In Planctomycetia bacterium, the genomic window CGCGTCGAGATCGGCCACGTTGCGATTCAACGTCCGTTCCTCGTAGGCGCCGCCATCCGCATAGTCAAAGATTGCGCGCGGAACTCGCCGCCGCGCAAGCCTGCGCAGGTCTTCGGTATTCAGAATTTGTGTCATGGGCGCGATAACCTCACGTATGGGTATGCGCCCATTGCCGGCGCCTCAAGTTCGCCACCAAGGTCTCAGTCGTGCAGGACGACCAATCATTCGGCAATTGTGTGCTGCATGAAAATGACACTCATGGAGTCCCTGGAGCAGCTTTGCGGTCTGCTGCGTCATGCGGTAACGGCCTTTGTATCGACCCGCGCCATTCGGATCGGTAATCGTTCAAATGGATCGACTTAAGGCAGCCAGCCGCCACCGGCACTTCATTGTGCACTTGGCGTCCCGTTGCGAGGTACACGGCGGCGCTTGCCGCAGCGCTTGCCGTGCCTGTCCGGTAGACGCGGTTCTGGGGCCGCAGCGCGAGCATGAGCTCTGCGAACTCAGCTGTCCTTCCGAGCGGCCCATCGATGATCAGATCGCCTTGAGTGCCGAGCTCATCGAGCCGCAGATCGGTCATGAGCGCAAGATAAATCGTTGCCATTACTCGACGTTCAGCGGCAGACAGCTCCTCTGCCCCCATGAGCTGACCGGGACGGTGCATGAACGGTCCGTCCGTTGGCGCGCGACTCGGCAGCGCCATCGCACCGAAGGCGACAACTCGTGCCAGGTCTGCCGGCCATGTGTCATAAGCGATCTCCGCTTCGCCAGCGATCGCGGCGAATTCGCGCCCGCCCATGAAGCGCGCCGTGGCCACGGGATTCCCGAAAACATCCACATTGGCAAGCATGCCCCGATCTGCCGACAATCGCGTGAGATCGACGCCATGCGCCATTATCACGGTCCACGTTCCGCTCGAGACGACTGTGAAGCCATTGTCGCGGCGACGCGCGGTCGAGTGGCACAGGTATGAGGCGTTTGAGTCGTGCAGGCCACAAAGGACCCTGCAGCTGCGATCGAGCCCGGTTCGCGCGGCTAGGCCACTCGAGAGCGTGCCGAGCGTCTCTCCGGCAAAGCGCAGCGGTGGGAACTTGCTCGTCCACCCATGTTGGTCCGAAAAGAGCGAGTACGATTTCTGCAGAGGAATCCAGAGATGGGTGTGGCAGCCGAGCGAACTAACCTCGCTGGCCATGACGCCCGAGAGTCGCCATGCCCAATACTGCGGATAGAGCAGGACACGAGCAACCTTCTCAAACTTCTGGGGCAGCTGCGCTTCGAGATAGAACAGTTGTCGGCCGAGATTCAGCCCGGCGGGCAGCGAGGGTGACCCGGTAACCTCATAAGGGTCGATCAAGTGCTCGT contains:
- a CDS encoding FGGY family carbohydrate kinase, whose product is MKSGKFVAVLDIGKTNSRLLLADCESGAIHWQAQQPSHTLEMAIGRQLDVAGVERWLVEALASAPDKQQIGAIVPVTHGAAAVTVDMAGEVLTAFDYEDPHFDAVRVAYEHLIDPYEVTGSPSLPAGLNLGRQLFYLEAQLPQKFEKVARVLLYPQYWAWRLSGVMASEVSSLGCHTHLWIPLQKSYSLFSDQHGWTSKFPPLRFAGETLGTLSSGLAARTGLDRSCRVLCGLHDSNASYLCHSTARRRDNGFTVVSSGTWTVIMAHGVDLTRLSADRGMLANVDVFGNPVATARFMGGREFAAIAGEAEIAYDTWPADLARVVAFGAMALPSRAPTDGPFMHRPGQLMGAEELSAAERRVMATIYLALMTDLRLDELGTQGDLIIDGPLGRTAEFAELMLALRPQNRVYRTGTASAAASAAVYLATGRQVHNEVPVAAGCLKSIHLNDYRSEWRGSIQRPLPHDAADRKAAPGTP